Proteins encoded by one window of Haliaeetus albicilla chromosome 21, bHalAlb1.1, whole genome shotgun sequence:
- the LOC138690267 gene encoding uncharacterized protein: protein MAETVGVIPRDEEESQNNSDDDDPFPNHDAVTASPGCSASPSLASLNEDKGSSAAPERLSILSSKAVAQAKALTGPEMVSGGQTQRTASGLAEHRPTAVNASLGGSSYSAAVDNLQPVGITSLCSESPCCEGDTSLEVPQVPRVPGGAGQPPQAVPALTGTKPGGCPVQQAGSGAKGNTAPSSLGRAIWTKTAKVMETLENKKKEEKEKYRLQLAMYRRLLLLRSIRSLHKQLEQQQARLQECYGTVINTKKEVLKHIRSTSPSPSP, encoded by the coding sequence ATGGCTGAGACGGTAGGTGTAATACCAAGAGATGAAGAGGAGAGCCAAAATAACAGTGATGATGACGACCCGTTTCCGAATCACGACGCTGTAACGGCATCCCCTGGTTGCTCCGCCAGCCCTTCGTTAGCCAGCCTTAACGAAGACAAGGGAAGCTCAGCGGCGCCAGAAAGACTGTCCATCCTCTCCAGCAAGGCCGTGGCCCAGGCAAAAGCCCTGACTGGCCCAGAGATGGTTAGTGGTGGCCAGACACAGAGGACAGCCTCTGGCTTGGCTGAGCATCGCCCGACAGCTGTAAACGCATCGTTAGGTGGCTCGTCGTACTCTGCGGCCGTCGAtaacctgcagcctgtgggtaTCACCTCCCTGTGCTCCGAAAGCCCCTGCTGCGAGGGTGACACCAGTTTGGAGGTGCCGCAGGTCCCGAGGGTGCCTGGCGGGGCCGGCCAGCCCCCGCAGGCTGTCCCTGCCCTGACGGGGACCAAGCccgggggctgccccgtgcagcaggcagggagcggAGCCAAGGGCAACACGGCCCCTTCTAGTCTGGGCCGGGCGATTTGGACAAAGACCGCAAAAGTAATGGAGACcttggaaaataagaaaaaggaggaaaaggagaagtaCCGGCTCCAGCTAGCTATGTACCGACGGCTTCTGCTGTTGCGCTCCATCAGGAGCTTGCAtaagcagctggagcagcagcaggccaGATTGCAGGAATGCTACGGCACGGTAATAAATACCAAGAAAGAAGTGTTGAAACACATTCGCTCAACCTCGCCCTCACCTTCGCCATAA